One genomic window of Arachis hypogaea cultivar Tifrunner chromosome 8, arahy.Tifrunner.gnm2.J5K5, whole genome shotgun sequence includes the following:
- the LOC112706042 gene encoding BTB/POZ domain-containing protein At1g21780, with amino-acid sequence MAMGDSRVDTIARLAQWKIDNFGPCSYKKSDPFKVGIWNWYLSIERNRYLYIHLFPEPSRVSKEQPPIARFILRVSNAGSSRRFYISPVHERILRTYDDFVWPVDTSFVGRFIIDVEFLDLKICPLNGGEASSIWPSEGKLQSIASQSTLSCLSRMLDDAIHADLTIITADGTLRAHKAILSASSPVFQSMFHHNLREKESSTIHIEDMSLESCTALLRYLYGTIKQDDFWKHRLALLGAANKYDITGLKDVCEDSLLEDLNSGNVLERLNEAWLYQLHKLKKGCLTFLFDFGKIYDVRDEVNNFFQHADRELMMEMFQEVLTVWRPV; translated from the exons ATGGCCATGGGGGATTCAAGGGTTGACACAATTGCGCGCTTAGCTCAATGGAAAATCGATAACTTCGGACCCTGTTCCTACAAGAAATCTGACCCTTTCAAGGTCGGAATCTGGAACTG GTACTTATCCATAGAGAGAAACAGGTACCTCTACATACACCTGTTTCCAGAACCTTCTCGTGTCTCCAAGGAGCAGCCACCCATTGCTCGTTTCATTCTTCGAGTTTCCAATGCTGGCTCTTCCCGCAGGTTCTATATTTCCCCTG TCCATGAAAGGATACTTAGGACATATGATGACTTTGTCTGGCCTGTTGATACTTCATTCGTTGGTCGCTTCATTATTGATGTTGAATTTCTTGACTTGAAGATATGCCCTCTGAAT GGTGGGGAAGCTAGTTCTATATGGCCATCCGAGGGAAAATTGCAATCCATTGCATCTCAAAGTACTCTTAGTTGCCTCTCACGCATGCTTGATGATGCTATTCATGCTGACCTAACCATTATTACAGCTGATGGTACATTGAGAGCCCACAAGGCAATCTTGTCTGCAAGTTCGCCGGTGTTCCAGAGTATGTTTCATCACAACCTGAGGGAGAAAGAGTCATCTACTATCCATATAGAAGACATGTCGCTAGAGTCTTGCACGGCTCTTCTAAGATACTTGTATGGAACAATCAAGCAAGATGATTTCTGGAAACACCGGCTTGCATTGCTTGGAGCAGCCAATAAATATGACATCACCGGTCTCAAAGACGTGTGCGAAGACAGTCTGCTGGAAGATCTTAACTCCGGAAATGTTCTCGAAAGGCTCAACGAAGCTTGGCTTTATCAATTACACAAGTTAAAGAAAGGATGCTTGACCTTCTTATTTGACTTCGGAAAGATATATGATGTTAGAGATGAAGTAAACAACTTTTTTCAGCATGCTGATAGGGAGCTAATGATGGAGATGTTTCAGGAAGTGCTCACAGTTTGGAGACCGGTATAA
- the LOC112706043 gene encoding F-box protein 7, giving the protein MASSSDFALSVPSELESVLRLRTVDYFITRRPWLDLYGVNVRPVAPFGSASRKPYVESALIHQCLPDELLFEVFARMTPYDLGKASCVCRKWRYTIRNPVFWRVACLKAWQLSGVVENYRILQSKYDGSWRKMWLSRPRLRTDGIYVSRNTYIRAGVAEWKITNPVHLVCYFRYMRFFPSGRFLYKNSSQKIKDVVKFMNFRSSKVDSVFGGHYTLSDDKVEAAVLYPGMRPTVLRIRLSVRGTTPGANNRMDLISLVTSGVNNSEASAPEEDILGVVEGWRDDETHNPDVPAVSHKRGMTPFVFVPFDQVETSVFNLPVEKMDYYVPG; this is encoded by the exons ATGGCCTCAAGTTCAG ATTTTGCGTTATCAGTTCCTTCTGAACTTGAGTCAGTTTTGAGGTTGAGGACTGTTGATTACTTTATTACGAGGAGGCCATGGCTTG ATCTTTATGGAGTTAATGTGAGACCTGTGGCGCCATTTGGAAGTGCAAGTAGAAAGCCTTATGTGGAATCTGCACTCATTCACCAATGCTTACCAGATGAGCTGCTTTTTGAG GTCTTTGCTCGAATGACTCCATATGACTTGGGAAAGGCATCTTGTGTGTGTCGAAAATGGAGGTACACAATTCGTAACCCTGTATTTTGGCGCGTTGCATGCTTGAAGGCTTGGCAG CTCTCTGGAGTGGTAGAAAACTATAGGATTCTTCAATCAAAATATGATGGCTCATGGCGTAAAATGTGGCTCTCACGACCAAGGTTGCGAACTGATG GTATTTATGTGAGTAGAAATACCTACATTCGAGCCGGAGTTGCAGAGTGGAAAATTACTAATCCAGTTCATCTG GTCTGCTATTTCCGGTACATGAGATTTTTCCCTTCTGGGCGATTTCTTTATAAG AATTCTTCTCAAAAGATCAAGGATGTGGTGAAGTTCATGAACTTTCGATCATCTAAAGTAGACTCTGTTTTTGGTGGCCACTACACATTATCAGATGACAAG GTTGAAGCTGCTGTCTTGTATCCAGGCATGCGACCTACTGTCTTGAGAATTCGCTTGAG TGTTAGAGGAACAACTCCAGGGGCCAACAATCGGATGGATTTGATTTCGCTTGTCACGAGTGGTGTGAACAATAGCGAGGCAAGTGCACCCGAGGAGGACATTCTTGGTGTAGTTGAAGGATGGCGGGATGATGAAACACACAACCCAGATGTGCCTGCAGTCTCACATAAGAGGGGCATGACTCCTTTTGTCTTTGTTCCATTTGACCAG GTGGAGACATCAGTGTTCAATCTTCCTGTGGAAAAAATGGATTATTATGTACCTGGTTGA
- the LOC112708329 gene encoding uncharacterized protein gives MIDTIANIGAGYKGPNYGRICGYLLSKLVEDVKKMIEDYREIWKQIGCIIMVDGWIDRCRHTLINFLVYCPKRIAFLKSVDASHVLKIADILFKLLKDVVLFVGPENVVHEVTDNAANYVAIGRLLESEFPRLSWSPYAVHFVNLMFQVIEKLEEVSKTMSQASKITKYIYNHCHPLYLMRKFTGGREILRPSPTRFATNFITLQSILAQKDALKAMVTSREWTNSAYTREVKTKKFMKQVLDSKF, from the coding sequence ATGATTGATACTATTGCAAACATAGGTGCAGGGTATAAAGGGCCAAATTATGGAAGAATTTGTGGATATTTGTTGAGTAAATTGGTTGAAGATGTAAAGAAAATGATTGAAGATTATCGTGAAATTTGGAAACAAATTGGATGTATTATCATGGTCGATGGATGGATTGATCGTTGTAGGCATACTTTAATTAATTTCTTGGTTTATTGTCCTAAAAGAATCGCTTTTCTAAAGTCAGTTGATGCTTCTCATGTCTTGAAAATTGCTGATATTTTGTTTAAGTTGCTTAAGGATGTTGTATTATTTGTTGGTCCTGAAAATGTTGTACATGAAGTGACGGATAATGCTGCAAATTACGTTGCTATTGGAAGGTTGTTGGAATCAGAGTTTCCTAGATTGTCTTGGTCTCCTTATGCAGTACACTTTGTTAATTTGATGTTTCAGGTTATTGAAAAGTTAGAGGAAGTGAGTAAAACTATGTCACAAGCTTCGAAGATTACGAAGTATATCTATAATCATTGCCATCCTTTGTACTTGATGAGAAAGTTCACAGGCGGACGAGAAATACTTCGTCCATCTCCAACTCGATTTGCCACTAATTTCATTACTTTGCAAAGTATTTTAGCTCAAAAAGATGCATTGAAAGCTATGGTGACATCTAGAGAATGGACAAACTCAGCTTACACTAGAGAAGTCAAAACTAAAAAGTTTATGAAACAAGTCTTAGATTCTAAATTTTAG